A genomic stretch from Thermomonospora umbrina includes:
- a CDS encoding DUF6223 family protein produces the protein MSASQTLMAAAEGGVIGDGRTGANLALGMGLLGVAIGWPTSARTGHVGRVGAMSALAVGVAATALAILHLATSSGGPGTGNGIVGAIAAIPLGLIAMALGYRALSRSRHTGRPAHRPYERTSR, from the coding sequence ATGAGCGCATCACAGACCCTCATGGCGGCCGCCGAGGGCGGAGTCATCGGCGACGGGCGGACCGGGGCGAACCTCGCCCTCGGAATGGGCCTCCTCGGCGTGGCCATCGGCTGGCCGACCTCGGCCCGCACCGGCCATGTCGGCCGCGTCGGCGCGATGTCGGCCCTCGCCGTGGGAGTGGCGGCAACGGCCCTCGCGATCCTGCATCTGGCCACCTCCAGCGGTGGCCCCGGCACCGGCAACGGGATCGTCGGAGCCATCGCGGCCATCCCCCTGGGCCTGATCGCCATGGCCCTCGGCTACCGTGCGCTGTCCCGCTCCCGCCACACCGGCCGACCGGCTCACCGCCCCTACGAACGCACCTCCAGGTGA
- a CDS encoding sensor histidine kinase — MDIGRSRVPAGIGDWAVAVAVAALLLTTGLSGEHPDGNREMLGIALLAAGGLVLALRRRAPLLVLAVTGLCAVGHQAAGFEVLAVSYLVAVYGAVRAGHRVLTVAASATLLVAIQLSALVFHDGAVRAAVEEARNVLELAWLIAAFAAGEAVRQAERRADEAERTREETARRRADEERLRIARELHDSLTHQISVIKVQAEAAVHVARRRGEPVPESLLAIREAGQEATRELRATLEALRDDDRTPPCGLDDVPELVKRFQMTGLDTTLTFDGPREDVPAAVGRTAYRIVQEALTNIARHSAAATASVRIDSRPDALAIRVDDDGDATPDDSPTPGLGLLGMRERVTALGGRLRAEPRREGGFTVQAELPVKGAS, encoded by the coding sequence ATGGACATTGGGCGGTCCCGTGTTCCGGCCGGGATCGGAGACTGGGCGGTGGCCGTCGCCGTGGCGGCGCTGCTGCTGACCACCGGGCTGTCCGGGGAGCACCCGGACGGGAACCGCGAGATGCTCGGCATCGCGCTGCTGGCGGCCGGGGGCCTGGTGCTGGCCCTGCGCCGGCGGGCTCCGCTCCTTGTCCTGGCCGTCACCGGGCTGTGCGCCGTGGGTCACCAGGCGGCCGGTTTCGAGGTGCTCGCCGTCTCGTATCTCGTCGCGGTGTACGGCGCCGTGCGGGCCGGGCACCGCGTCCTCACGGTGGCGGCATCCGCGACCCTGCTGGTCGCCATCCAGCTCTCGGCCCTCGTCTTTCACGACGGCGCCGTGCGCGCGGCCGTCGAAGAGGCGCGCAACGTTCTCGAACTGGCCTGGCTGATCGCCGCCTTCGCCGCCGGTGAGGCGGTGCGCCAAGCCGAGCGGCGCGCGGACGAGGCCGAACGCACCCGGGAGGAGACCGCGCGGCGCCGCGCCGATGAGGAGCGGCTGCGCATCGCGCGGGAACTGCACGATTCCCTCACCCACCAGATCTCGGTGATCAAGGTGCAGGCGGAGGCGGCCGTCCACGTGGCCCGCCGGCGAGGTGAGCCGGTGCCGGAGTCGCTGCTGGCGATCCGGGAGGCCGGCCAGGAGGCGACCCGGGAACTGCGCGCCACCCTGGAGGCGCTGCGCGACGACGACAGGACCCCGCCCTGCGGGCTCGACGACGTCCCGGAGCTGGTGAAGCGGTTCCAGATGACCGGCCTGGACACGACGCTGACGTTCGACGGGCCTCGAGAGGACGTGCCAGCCGCGGTGGGCCGGACCGCCTACCGGATCGTGCAGGAGGCGCTGACCAACATCGCCCGCCACTCCGCCGCGGCGACCGCGTCCGTCCGCATCGACTCCCGTCCCGACGCCCTCGCCATCCGCGTCGACGACGACGGCGACGCCACGCCGGACGACAGCCCGACACCCGGACTGGGGCTGCTCGGTATGCGCGAACGCGTCACCGCCCTCGGCGGCCGGCTGCGCGCCGAACCGCGCCGCGAAGGCGGCTTCACCGTCCAGGCCGAACTCCCCGTGAAGGGGGCCTCGTGA